GTGTCGACGAGATCGCCGTCGCTGTCGCGCCACCACAGCAGAACGACGTCGACGACCTCGTCCGAGTCCTCGTCGAGGAGTTCCGTGCCGGTGATCTCCTCGATGGCGGCTCGCAACTCGTCATCGGTGTCCTCGTCCCAACCGAGTTCCTGCACCACGTGGTCGTGAGTGATACCGAGCTTCGAGACGTAGTTCTTGGCATCCGCCGCGGCGACCACGGTGGCTCCTCCTAACGTTCGTGGTGCGCGATGCGGGTCCGCGTACCGGTGTGTGTCGAGCAATTGGTCAAAGCGAACATCGTCGGCGGGCTCTGCGCAACCCGAATCGCGGGGAAACAGAGGAGAATCTTTCCCACCGGACCGTACGCCCCTCTCTCACGAACCTCCCACACTGTCGGTTCCGTCGTACTCCGACGTGATCCTTCCGGACCGATGGGGGAAGATGAGGGGTGCATCATGTTCAGATGTCGATTGCGTCGGCTCCCACAAGAGCCGACCTACGGAGAGGGCGCCCCACCTGCGCGCCCACCACGATGAGGAGCAGACGTTGACAGACCTGATCCACGGATCCGACTCCCGTGAAGGCGCCGCACCGGGCGCGTCGGGAACGGGTCCCTCGGCCAAGCCTGCGGGCAAGGACAACCGTGTCCGGGTCATCCGCGAGGGTGTGGCCTCCTACCTGCCGGACATCGACCCGGCGGAAACCGAAGAGTGGCTCGAGTCGTTCGACGGGATGCTCGACGCGGAGGGCCCGACCCGCGCACGTTACCTTCTTCTGCGCATGCTCGAGCGCGCGAACGAGCGCAAGGTGTCGCTTCCCGCTCTGACCTCCACCGACTACGTCAACACCATCCCCACCGAGAGCGAACCGTGGTTCCCCGGTGACGAGGAGGTCGAGCGCCGCTACCGCGCCTACATCCGTTGGAACGCGGCGATCATGGTCACCCGCGCGCAGCGCCCGGGTGTCGGCGTGGGTGGCCACATCTCCACCTACGCGTCGTCGGCGGCGCTCTACGAGGTCGGTTTCAACCACTTCTTCCGCGG
This region of Rhodococcus sp. Z13 genomic DNA includes:
- a CDS encoding DUF3052 domain-containing protein, producing MVAAADAKNYVSKLGITHDHVVQELGWDEDTDDELRAAIEEITGTELLDEDSDEVVDVVLLWWRDSDGDLVDTLMDAITPLSDEGVVWVLTPKTGRPDHVEPSEIAESATTAGLTQTSTANLGDWIGSRLVQPKSGRPRR